Proteins co-encoded in one Capsicum annuum cultivar UCD-10X-F1 chromosome 9, UCD10Xv1.1, whole genome shotgun sequence genomic window:
- the LOC124887145 gene encoding rho GTPase-activating protein gacV-like — MHKSERNEDREKKSKMDELAAVVAEEEKEEEKKDGEEDKSQEEGGKVAEVEEEEAVVDEQGGAEKGKIIEEEADKDDKEEVEQEATGERKEEAEEETTVETEEETTAAGEVRKEGVEEKETKEAAADAHAEKEGEEGENEEAAAIVDKKKLKLSNQMWDGGGGDVVRAFHSEPFQNCPQEMSNSTELPLQVDAVLTQPVEKPIQIIP; from the exons ATGCATAAATCGGAGAGGAATGAAGATAgggaaaaaaaaagcaaaatggatgagttggccgctgttgtggcagaagaggaaaaagaagaagaaaagaaggatggtgaagaagataagagccaagaagaaggtggaaaagtagcagaagtagaagaagaagaagcggtAGTAGATGAACAAGGAGGCGcggaaaaaggaaaaattattgaagaagaagctgataaagatgacaaagaagaagttgagcaagaagcaacaggtgaacgaaaagaagaagctgaggaagaaacaacTGTTGAAACCGAGGAAGAAACAACTGCTGCAggtgaagtaagaaaagaaggtgtggaaGAAAAGGAAACTAAAGAAGCAGCAGCTGATGCACAtgctgaaaaagaaggagaagaaggtgagaatgaagaagcagctgcaattgttgataaaaaaaagttaaagctGTCCAATCagatgtg GGATGGTGGGGGGGGTGATGTAGTCAGGGCCTTCCATTCCGAGCCTTTTCAGAATTGCCCTCAAGAAATGAGCAATTCGACGGAGCTCCCGCTCCAGGTAGATGCGGTCTTGACCCAGCCCGTAGAAAAGCCGATACAAATCATTCCTTAG